The window ATGAgaggtttattgttttaaagaactCCACAAAAAGTATTATTCATTATTCTTGTCGTGTCTTTACAGTAAACAGGAAGCTGGTTGTCAGTGTGTTTTTCCTTAAAGTGGGATCATTAGGCTGGCTGCATAATGGAGTGAACTGAACTGCCTTGTAATTGTTTTATCACAAATTAATTCCAAGATAAATTCAAGTTGAAATATGACTGTGCAAACCTCTTGCTAgaggttagttttttttcccataagtCATAACCAAACAAACATTACTTTAAGTCCAAGTTGTTGATTTTCTTCTTCGTTTGAGGAAAcctctttctgtgtgtgcacTGTTGTCCAGGCACATAGCATTCAGCATTAAACAACCATCAGGAAGAACTCTGCTGAGTCCTAGCTacagatgaaaagaaagaaagaaatttaaaattacactcaaaagtgtaaattaatttattcgGACATTGTTCCTTGAGCCATAACCCAATTTTACCACCTCTGTATTATCTGTGGTGGATACCTGTGTAATAATCTaatttgcaacatttaaaagagctttttttagCCTGATCCCAATGTTGTTTGTAATCTTTTCCTTCTTAAACATCAAGAAATGTGTGTACGCTGTGTATAAGAtataagctgtttttctttttggggaGATAAAGCAGATTTTACTTTTGAGTTCATCATCAGCAGGAGAACATAAtagacagaaaaaatacaatacaacaaATTCTCACCATCAGTGTGTCATCACATATACTGTGCATCTGAATCACCCAACATTTAAGATCTGACAGTAGAATATGTGCTGAAATCTGAACTCTGGattgtcctcttcttctttgctCTATGTGACGTTTGAAGTATTTCAAGTGCAGCGTAACTCACATCTTCACCCTATAGTTAAACATACAGTACTTCATTCATAACTGTTcggttcattaaaaaaataacagacattcaaaaagacaacaagcatTTTCATGAAAACTGTTTCTGCAATACAAAGAAATACTCTAGATCTATTTATGTTGATGATCTTCTATTTATTACCtgtgtttcttctgtttgtgtaatGGTGTTATGTCTTTTTTCATCATCTTGAGATTTTTTAGCTGCAGCAATGGAAACAATGATGGTTTTAAACATCAACTATGTTAAGCTGAAACAATTGCCataatataaattttaatgagaaaaaataaagacattacAAGTACCTGATTTCTGGCAAAGCAGATAAGCTAAAAACAAGGAAAGgagaacagagaaaacagaaactgccGGTAACACAAAGAAGAGCAACTTCCAGCACTCATCACAGTCTTGCAAAGTTTTGGTAATTTCtagaggagaaacagaaaaattgtaaaatattttaattagatATGAAATTGGTGGCATTCGATACACCCCcacatattacattttattagaaaatattttgcttagattatttttccacatttaatctatttttataaAAGACTTGGGCACAATATGAATCCCAACTCAAGATATAATTTATGATTCTCTtagtataaaaatatataattgaattgtttattgttgtttctagAATCCATTGATAATCAAGTTGATCAAACGCATAGAATTACCTTTCCCTAATGACAAATTTTGATAAGTTTACTCCTTAGAATATtgcttttgtatgtttttaattacaagTTGATCTTAAgcatgtaaaatatatttttaaaagtgttattatttaggttttaattaTAGTTTAGCTTGTGGAAAACTAAGGTGTTCGTTAATCAAACACTGCAAGTGCAAGaattttattgccatttttattttcccacttAGAAACAATTTCTTGTCATAAAATGTATAACCGTATTATAAATCATGCATTGACTGCAGGTCACCCAACACTTGAAATACATTAAGATTCTATAAGATTTGTCTGCTCTTCAATACAGCATTCATCGACAACATGACATTTCATCTTCTTGTTTTACAGTTACACATAAATACTGGCTAAGGTGACATCTCTGTGGGgatcattttaacaaataaatagaaTTACTACTAaaacttttacaataaaatataccAATGTGTTAAGTACAGGTAAAAGTACTTACTGACTGTCAGCCTTGTGGTAATGTTGCCATATCCAGAAATATCTTTAAAAGTAAggctttgtttttcctccactttCCTTTCTCCAGTTCCACAGTAATAGAGACCCTCATCAGAAATTGTAACATTCGTGATCACCAGATCATAGGAATTAGAAGAAAggtttttttcaaattcaaaacGAGGAAATTGCAAAGAATTGTGCTTGATATCTTGACCTTTTAGTTTTATAACAAGAGGAGGCTGGTGCTCATGGGAGCAGTTTCTGGACCACACTATGTACACTCCTGTGGACACTTTGCAGTCACAATAAAGAGTGATGTTGTCTCCAGGTCTGACTGTTACCTCCAACACTGATGCAGAAATAGCATCATGGCTGCAGGAAAGAAATCCTAAAAATGCATAGAAACACAAACTCAGCAGAAATGCAAAAAATCAGGTGCAAATCTTTGTTTCTTAAATGTTAGAAAATCAAAAATTACCCAACAGAACAGCCAGAATCACGTGCAGTCCGTTCATGAGTGATGCTGACCTGAAGCTGAATGACAGTTTCACAGGTATTTTTACGGAAGTAACAACACAGAGACTTTTCCATTAAAGGAAGCGCTGCTGTTGATTGGTTGCTTGAATGGAACATTTTCAtctgtggtttttttgttttttcggtTGGGTGCAGTGCACAAAGAGGAATGAGATGCTTCATGAGTCGTTACAACTCTGTGATGCATCATGATGAGTCTAAGATAAAACCAGCCGAACCCTAAGTTCTAGCCAAGAAACTTCTAGGTGAATTGAAAATACTTTTCCATTGGTCTTCTTGACTATAAATGTGCATTCTGTTATTTGAAAAGCATATTTATGATGTAAATGACAAAGTATATGTACAAACTTAAAATGTATTGTAattttgttagaatatcaaCTTTTGTCCTTTGACACAGAAGAATGATGTCTGGAAAAACTGGAACATCGTGTCTTTTGCAATTTTAGGGAATACCAAAGCAATCTATacatgtttagtttgttttcataaGAACAGTGATAttctttactgttttgtttctgaggaGCTATTCtgtcttgtatttatttaaaatggacatGATTAGTTTCTCTTTGTACCTGACCATTGGGGACTGGAatgaggtaaaaaaataattaggaaACTGGACAAATGGAGAACAAAAGAAGagtcagaattttaaaaacaacccatcTATCTCCAGCAGATAGATCTGAAAATCATGTCTTTAAGACACAGGGGGAAGAAAATCAacaaagacctgacacaggCCCTGAGCGGTGCATCTTACTTTAGTTGATTTCAGACTGTACAAGTGTTCAGGGTTTaactctttgggaatcaccttgttgaTGGTAAAATACAATTTAACATCTTTCAATCTGTcttttctttggtatttttttttttttttttacaaatttaactaaagaaatgggaaGAAATTGTGACTTTGTGAAAAactgttgaaaacaaaataactaaaaatcccatttaaagcagtttttttactAAGTTGTCTGATACAACATTGAGCCATTCCTTGTTTTTGAGAGCTTTTTATGTTCTAaccagaagcactcagagaacCCAAACCTCTGCCAAGATAACAGCGTAATTAACAAATTGTTTGAGCACTAGGTCAAcagtgatgttgacctttgaccttgacatCATTGGTGAtcacctttgacccatgaggtgtccagctgtggagtttaacattcctgttatgcAATTTCAGTATTTGGCCTTGAGTTTTGACcagctcaccaccaaaattgaatcTCTTGAAAATCCCAAAATCATGTTCATAACTTAATAATATTGAGTAATAttgtggacagacagacagacagacaaacaagtgaAGTAACTtcacaaacaacataaaaaatctTCTAAAACTGGTCTAGTACTGGACTCAAAATGTGCTAAAGCatccaaagtccaaagaaaaaacttttaaagaccttcgaagaacctgaagaaatattgatcaagaGCACAATCAAGACTAATGTGGACTGAATATTTGGAATATTCTTGGGGACTATTTATCCTCATGAGTCACACTGTCATggctaatttttaaaaaagtctgattttaaagatttttttattttattttcttattaaaaaatatgtatataactaaaaactaaaattatagCTTTTAACATTCTACCAATCCTAATTtagagtagttttttttttaaaagttgtgacTGAAGTTGTTATCTGCTAACTGGAAGGTTAGTTAGCTCCAAATATACTCTAAAAGGTTCTCTGAATGATTTTCTAAAGGGCAAAGCGGCAGCGTTTCTGTAGCTAGTGCTGGAGCAGTAATCAGCAGTAGCTTGTAGCTACTCCTGATGCACCCTGTCAACATCAGACCAGACTCACAGTTCCTATGGCACTAAACAGCATGTTCAAATGGATCCTGTTTATCAAAATAAAGTGTTGCATTTAGTGGGCAATACATACTGACCAGGCAGCATCTGTTGGTACAAGAGGTAGCATTAAGCTTTGCCAGCAAACTGTGTGTACCTACAGTAGTACACtcatttaatacaaaatataccatgtgaaacaacaataaagaagAACACGCATACTGGTACTGATCCAAATAGAGAGTAACAGGATGAGGCCCATGACTGAATGACCTGCAGGATGTCACTGCAGTCAGGTAAGGGCCTTGCGTCAGAGCAGCTCTAGCTGTCATTGACCAAATATAAGGTGCACTGAATGATGATTGGCAGCCATCCTTATCAAGGAAAGTAAGACAGAGAGTACACAAATGCTTCTCCTGCCACGCTTGCCTTCTGCATCTTTGTTGCAGTTTGTGCTTATCTTTTATATGATCTCTGTTCTCTCCATGCATAGCGAGCTCTGAACAGCAAAACGGCTCTAATCTGCAGGTTCAATCTGTCTGCACGTTAACCTCTGCTGATGTACGAGGGACTGTTCGCTTTTGTGGGTTTCCTGAAGACAAAGAGAGATTTTACGATCACCTTTGTTTCATATGTTTGAGGAAACTGCAACGAGAAGGGGCATCTTTATATAAACACTAGAGACCAGCTAGCATCTTCAAAGAAAAAATtttgactgatttaaaaaagcCAGTTTTGATTTAGGTGTTATATTGTAAGGGATGATGTAGGTAtgacagaacattttttttttttcctgagttcTGAAACATGTGAcaggtgtttttattgcttAGGTGAGTCTTACTCATTGATTAGCCATACATTAAATAGCACTGAATGTCTACTCTTTCCCCTTCtctgtccatttttaaaactcgtttgaaaacttatttttactcaCTGGCCTTTAACCCAATTTAGACTTGATTTTCCTTAATGtcgttttattgtgtttggaaTTGAGTTTTCAATTCATTATTGTGTGTTTAGTATTgttgttagggtttttaatttatcagtctttgtgctcatgtgtaaaactgcctacgtgagagacgAAGGTCATACGGcaggcgccacaccatctggctctcccaaacagctagtatgtgtttttgttatgctATGGTCTGAACTGGGTTTGCCCGGCTCatatcaaccccttttttcttcttcctttaataaaagagaaagcccaagtaaggaggcagaacttcctggacagcacgccattaagagctgttgtggaatttctcctctttgcaaaggccttcacaaaaagacaacgagcctctccggtgtgattctttcttagcaggttaaataaatcaaaaccctgacaattgttatttatttttatgtttattttatttattactgatgttcagctctttgtttcagctgtggctggtgttaaagtgctatataaatgaagttgatgatgatgatgatgacgatgatacTCTCagtttcagatttcttttttttgcctgtacAGACTGCACCTATAGTCTATACAGGTGAAAACCAAACATTGACCAAAGCCAGTCCAACATCCTTAAGAAGAAAGACACCAGTGATGGACTGAATAATAAATGTCCAACaggaatacaaacaaaaacttcagcAGTCAACGACAGAAAGATAGTGAGAGCTTTGAGGAAACAATTTACGGTTCACAAAGGACTTCAACAAAAGTCCAGAGGCTACACCAGAAGATGCAAACCATTCATTAGCAGGAAGAACAGGAAGGCAAGGCTGGAGTTTGCCAAAAAGTACAAAGGTGAGCCTCAAAAATTCTTGGACAAGTGTTATAGACGAGACACAGATGGTTTCTGTGATTTCCAGGGCAGCGTAATAAACATCTTACCCCTGTAACACCCTGttttgacctaaaaaaaaaatcacagtaacACAACAGCAAAGTAAAGACTATTGCACTTACCTATTTTCTGACAAAGCAGGTAAACTAGAACTGAAGATATTAGAGCGAagagaacacaaaaagaaaaacagcttccAGCACATGCCACAATCCTGCAGAGTCTGGATAATTTTTCCATGAAGAGCAGAGGAGTACATATTTAACACAACGTTACAAACAATATGTAAAATTTAAACTGGTGCCAATACTTTTTTATAGAAAtagatacaaaaacaaacagtcctGATCTGATATATTGGGCTTGATtctctaattattattattagtagtagaaCAATTAAATACCTAATTATGTTAAATTCAACCTAAATTGCATGACTCTGTAAGAGTTCAgtgagtgataaaaaaaaactcagactgcattttattaatttacacaaaataaaaaaaacatacatctATATTACTGTGTTGAAAAAAGACATGATCATTCACAATAAGAAGAGCTATTTACCATGGGTCAgatgtttgtagttttcattttaGCCAGTTTGACACACGAGCTTTAAAATGATCACTTCCACTGggtttttctggtttctggtttGATTTGAATATAACTCATAATGCATATTCTGAGGCTGATATCAAACACAATAAGTTGTAATGGCAGATGGCATTCaggcagcaataaaaaaatacaaaataaaagtctggaGTACATGgggaaacaacaggaaacaaggaaCAAACAGAAGGATCTGACAATGAATTAATGGATTATGTACAGATTACAGCAGGTGTtagtgaaactgaaaacaattattcaataaaaagtctacaaacaggtttatttaaaggcattcttaaaaaaaagcaaaaacattcatgaagtgatttatttatgattattgTCCTGCTTCAGCAAAACAACATCAACACACAGTGAAAGAATCAGGGACAAGAACCCGCAGGCCAACCTTTTTCCATGTTAAACATCACATCCTGCAGTTCAGagtctttttctgtctccttaGCAGTTTGTCTGGACTTCATATCTGACTCATGAAGAGTAGATGATACCATGTTCACATGGATCTGAACATCTTTATCAGTTGTACTCTTCAGGCACTTGTGAAAGTGCATCTGCAATAATAAGATACTTCCCTGGAGTTTACATGAGCTCAGAGTCATATCATTATACCTTTATCATCAAATGCTGAATTCTTGGGGActtttcattcagtttatttttagtgaTGGAAATTAGAGAATGGTGGTCAGCTTTTGGTACTTGTACTTATGTTTGGCTATTCGTGAAAACTCAATATTTTTGTGCAGAAGATCATGGATACGTGAGGTTTTCACAGTGGTGCCTGCATACAGTGTACAGGACGCAGGACAGTTGGAATATAGGGACAATTTGACTAATTTCTTTACAGCAAATTGACAGTGGTCAATGAGGCTTTAAACCTTGTATAGTTAGCAcagtttttagatgtttaaagAGTATTTAAGATTTAGCCTAAATTTGAAGGAATGTATGAAACATCTGCATCATTACAAATGAGGTGGAGGCAGAAATTCTGATGAGCACCAGAACCTGGTGGAAATGAATGATCCAGACTCTTACAGAGAAAATAATGAACCTTTCCTGTTATTGTGTCGTTACATCTCTAAGATCAATTTAAATCCCAACATTTGAGATGTATCTGACAGTAGAATATGTGTTGAAGTCAGAACTCTGGAAcgtcctcttcttctttggtCTCTTGATGGGGCTTGATGATGCTTGATGGACCTCCTGAGCAGCAACAAACAGGTTTTCACCCTAAGATTGAAcatattttactcaaaataataacaatgtgTTTCATTGATAATTTACATGTTGTACACAgagaatatgaaaaaaaaaagcagatagtTGTTAATACAACTTGTCACTACTACACAACAAGCTGTTAATAACTAACAGCACAGACTAAGCTCGTGCTGTACCAAATCTAaacattcacaaacaaaaaagtcctgttcatttcaataaaaacaatgtttttttaatattacctTTGTTTCTTCATGTGTCCTTTcatcagcttaaaaaaaaataaaaaaaatatgttaaacaaTAAACATATCCAAAGAACGTCAAGCTCAGAAAAATCACATTAGCACAAATGCAAATAAGAAACCATGAGAAAAATGTCAAGTACCTGTTTTCTGACAAAGCAGGTAAATTAAACCAGAGAAAAGGAGAgtgaagagaagagaaacagcCGGAGACAGAAAGAAGAGCAGCTTCCTGTACACCTCACACTCCTGTAGAGGCTGTTTAACGTCAGGAGGAAGCCCTGGATCTGACACAAAGTTGTAAAAAGAAATTGTAATTAGTCGTAAAGGTTAATCTTGAACCCGTAAGATCATATAATCTGAAGATTATTTGTAATAACTGTAGTAACTGACAGTaatgcttggaaaaaaaacagagttctaaactaagaaaacaactaaaacacttttaaaatgatctttgcAGCCTGTTCCTCAGATTGAGGCCGTCTTAGATGTCAGACAAATCAAATCATGCATGGAAAGTAGGTTCACATTACAGAAAGTTCACCAAATTCAATGATATATACACTTAGATTTTGTTTAAGTGATGTTTTACACTGTGCTTATTGATAACACAAGACTTCATGTCCTGCTTGAGCTTCAACCCTCCTGAAGCgtttaaaagagagagagatagaaagacatagagagaggtagagaagcccttgtaaccttgggtcaatttgacccgaaggctaTGGGAGGGTTAACACATTTATACATAAATATCAGAGCATACACAATCCCTTTTTATGGTCACTCTGTCAAATAATTACATTTCCTATTACCATTACTACAGTCAAACATAGTAAATTCAGACAAAACTACTTACTGACTGTGAGTCTTGTGGTGATGTTGCTGTATCTGTAAATGTCTTTGGAAATGATGATTTTGTCGTTCTCTTTCTCCACCTTCTTCTCTTCCGTTCCACAGTAATAGAGACCCTCATCAGATTCAGTGGTGTTTATTATCACCAGGTCATAGGAATCAGAAGAATCattcttttcatatttaaaacgAGGAAATCTCTTGTCCCATACGTGAAATTCTTTCAAATGTAGAAGAAGAGTAGGCTGGTTCTGATGGGAACAGTTCCTGAACCACACTATGTAAACTCCAGTGGACACTTTGCAGTCACAGTAGAGGGTGATGTTGTCTCCAGGTCCGGCTGTCTCCTCCATTACCAATAAAGTAATTGAGACATGAACACAAGAAACAACTcctggaattaaaaaaaaaaaaaaagagataaatttGTGATAGTAAGTTTTCAGgattttacattaaatgtcaacaaacaacaaataaatgtacatgcatggaatttatttaattgttctTGACCAtagttgtttaaattttaaataaaaaattacatttacccAACAGAACAAAGAGAATCCCATTCAGTCGGTCCATGAGTGGTGTTGACCTAAAGCTGGCTGACAGTTTCACAGGTTTTATGAGCGGATGTTGTAACAAAGACTCTTCCATTAAAGGAGATGTAGCTGTTGATTGGCTGGTTTAATGGGACATCtgattttgtggtttttacttTGACTGCAGGCCACATTTTACAAGcaaactgtgttttcttttcttttcttttcttttcttttcttttcttttcttttcttttcttttcttttcttttcttgtgtctttttgttttgtgaaactttattgaataaaagaaaaaaaaaaacagccaaaccaCAACTCTAAGAATGAACCAATATTTTACCTCTGTTCTGCTTTAATACAAACATGAATGTTGattattaaattgttttgaaaGACACATGTGTCTTGTACTGTAGATGACAACAGACTTGTAGTTCACTTTAATTTGCTGAAATCTACATTCttaatttttctctttgtttcagaaaacaatggaacatatttaaataaaatatacaatcTGAAGATTTGAAAGTTATTTTGTATGTGGAGAACATTAAATGGGTTTCTTTGTCTCATCGGTTGTATAAAGTTGCACATATGAGAATATGAGAATATACAAAATAACTTTCAAATTTTCAGACTTTCTTTCTATCTTTAGGCCATGACCCTCAGCTTGCACTGGAGTGGTTTACAGCCGAGTGTGAAGAAGCTGGGACGAGAGTCTGCTCCTCGAAGTCTCAGGTCACGCTTTTTAACCAGCAAATGATGGAATACGGTCAAGGTTCagtctttgcctcaagtggaggagttcgaGTATCTGGCAGCCTTGTTCATGAGCGATGGCAAAGTGGAGAGGGAGATGGACAGACTGGTCAGATTTTCAGCCAAAGAAATGACCGTGTGGTGAAGGAGATGAGCAAAAAGGCAAAAGCCTCAATTTACAGGGTCATCagtgttccaaccctcacctatttAGGGTTATTTAGGATATAGAttgtagcagaaagaaagagatcctggatacaaacaactaaaatgaattttctttgtagggtggccaggctcagccttagaggcAGGGTggggagctccatcatctggggaGCTGCTACTCCTCCGAAATTAAAAGGAGctagctgaggtggtttggacatCTGATTTGGATGCCTCCCCTTGGATGTGTTTCAGGCATGTCCTTCTAGAAGGGAGACCCCATGGAAGATCTAGAACCTGCTGAAAGGGATTATGGGATATATCCCTTTTGTGTCCAAAGAATATTGCTAGTGAGGTGTCTGtgttacatctgtgctgtgttgCGATGGGGCCTGACTTCCAAGTTGAGACAATGTCTTCAGGTACAATCCcttcttgggaagtggattgtgttctcctaagctcacgttgtcgaaaagCAACTGCTCGAAGACAAATAttgaaagttatctgttgcatggCTCAAGACcacagcttatcaccataaagggaattgaatgtgcttgaatccatactgttaaTGTCcatcccagtgggatgtgtgtgtgtgttgttctacagctgggtgtggtaaatgtttataaaaaagaagcagccccagaggAACGGgagatttcactgattgggccagaagtcacGATTCGGCACATACTGTGGAGGAGAGTGCAGGGGTGTTGCAGGgttcaccaaatatgcaaaagGAACTCTGTTCAAATGTCAAGAGCGTCTGGTTGTATACACAGGAAACATcgtgttcagttgtttttgtcgGAACTTCACAGAACAGTGGTGGTGACAACAAGATGTTTCCTGGAACACTGGAAACGTCTTGTTGGCCATAGGTTGAGCCAGACTCAGTGTCGTAGGAGTTACGTAagtggtcagaagtatgcaataGACAACAAGCGTTACTTTTGTATAAATACTccctgtttcaaagatactttgggattttagGGCAAGCTGATCAGAGTAATTGTGGTAATAAAGATCCCCCGTATTTGGCTGGAATCCAATGAGTCTGACTGTtatttcggtgtgcgacataccttGCTTTTCACCCACAATACTCAGTACAGCGTTGCTGTAATtgtgaagacccagaagaatgtccaccttttgaagacacttcactaGGGGAAGTGATGTTGAGCTTTTGTTCTCTGATGTGCTGCCTTCGTGGCACCACCATGGAACAGCATTTAAAAATCGATGGACCAATGGAGGggtggatggattgatggatggatggatgtctcaGGATTGACAACAAGTACGATTTTGAGACTTGTTTTTGAATTTATAATCTAGgtttagtggttcataaaaaataaacacagaaaaaaacccaacaaaaaatgtttctattgGTTCATTTTCTTGTTcagcttttaaagtgtttaacagcttctgtgtttttgtgcaccCAACTAAAGTTTTACATTAATCCTGCATGTgtgcctttattttatttattttttttaagtctttccGCTTTTAGATGTAGATATAAAAAAAGTCTACATCCCATTATTGTCATGACGTGGTGACAGCGAGgcgaacccaatatgcagactcatcttcaaaaaaaacaaaaactgatttatttaaataacaaaagtagaaaacaaaaggctgacgtggcagcaaaactaactataacagaaatccaaactGAGGACAAGGCGAGACgaaacaaggcaaggcaaggcaataCTATGAGCaacatcaacaaacaacaatgaatcggcagagaggtggagaggaagaccaagttttaaagcagagggtgatgaggagaagtggaaacaggtgtgtgattaggagtgaagacagctggagatgggtgtgacaagaaaccagaaaactgctgagcggaggacaggtgaatgatgacaacacagaaccaaagcataaagaagacaaaacaatatcaagacaaggacaaaaaacagcaaatacaaaaaaaccctaaatcaaaacagaacaaaacccagacacatgacAATTATGGTGTCATTCATGTACTGTACCAAAGTGTGATGAGCAGATGTGTCCCTAATTCAAACCCATCTGCTGAGCAAATACTGAGGCTCTGCAAACTGAGACACACAGATGACTCTTCTGGCCATCGCCCAgatccaaatgttttttgtcaggCTAAGTTATAACCTGGTAGACAAGTTGGACATACTTATGTACAGTCAAAAAATAAGCCTGTTGGGTTAAATAATTTTTATGGAAATTAAGCCCTATTTAAAGTTTCCTGCcgacattttagcttttttttgttgtttgttatcatttttatttttgacccatttttgtttacttctctttctttttcaatgGTTGAACTTTGCATTCACGTGAGCTTGCTAAACCACAGAATAGTTACTGAAACTGTGAAAAATGCAGTTATTTCAAGAAATGTCCGGCATGAGTTATTCCATCTCTGTCACTAGTTCAAACAGTTTAGGTCAGGCTCACAGCACTTTGTGGTATCATCCTTGGAGTGGTGACTGCTTGGCAATGCTGCTTATCCTTGTAAAAACCGAGACCTGCAGTTGAGTGAGAGTGGTGAACAGTAAAGACGTTTTGCAGAAACTGCGCATGAAGGCTGAAGTGCGAGGCCTTCGGTTTTCAAACTGTCCATTTTTATGTGTCTCTGAGGAAGTTAGGTGTGACTGCCTTTTCctgcaagtattttttttcaacttgcTGATGGTGTGCACCTGAGGGCAAATGCTATGCAGAGGGTTTGACGTTTGCAGTTTTCAGTTCAAGCCCTTCT of the Kryptolebias marmoratus isolate JLee-2015 linkage group LG3, ASM164957v2, whole genome shotgun sequence genome contains:
- the LOC108241526 gene encoding uncharacterized protein LOC108241526 isoform X2, with amino-acid sequence MDRLNGILFVLLGVVSCVHVSITLLVMEETAGPGDNITLYCDCKVSTGVYIVWFRNCSHQNQPTLLLHLKEFHVWDKRFPRFKYEKNDSSDSYDLVIINTTESDEGLYYCGTEEKKVEKENDKIIISKDIYRYSNITTRLTVNPGLPPDVKQPLQECEVYRKLLFFLSPAVSLLFTLLFSGLIYLLCQKTADERTHEETKEVHQASSSPIKRPKKKRTFQSSDFNTYSTVRYISNVGI
- the LOC108241526 gene encoding uncharacterized protein LOC108241526 isoform X1 — protein: MDRLNGILFVLLGVVSCVHVSITLLVMEETAGPGDNITLYCDCKVSTGVYIVWFRNCSHQNQPTLLLHLKEFHVWDKRFPRFKYEKNDSSDSYDLVIINTTESDEGLYYCGTEEKKVEKENDKIIISKDIYRYSNITTRLTVNPGLPPDVKQPLQECEVYRKLLFFLSPAVSLLFTLLFSGLIYLLCQKTADERTHEETKGENLFVAAQEVHQASSSPIKRPKKKRTFQSSDFNTYSTVRYISNVGI